Genomic window (Chloroflexota bacterium):
CTGAGTGCGGACAACAATCTGGCCGAACGGAGCCTTCGTCCGCTGGTGGTAGCGCGCAAGATCAGCGGGGGTACGCGGAGTAGCCGCGGTAGCAGGATCACGTTGGCCCTGGCCAGTCTCTTTGAGACGTGGAAAGCACGTGGGCTCAATCCCCTTACGCAGTGCTTCAGTATGCTTGCTCAAGGCCCTTAACCTCGAAACTGAAATTTCTTACCTCAAATCTGAACAGTTACACAGTTACGAAAATTTGACAATTTGGAAATAGGTTAGTATAATTTCATACGAGGTTTTAAAAATCCCATTTTATAGGAGGCGCAAGATGGCTACGCTTCATATGGAAGTAGAGGTTGCCCGTAGCACACAGAACACTATGGCCAATACTTATCAGCAACTCTCTAGCATGGTGCAAAGCATGACCAGCACAGTCAATGGGCTGCAACCAGCTTGGTTGGGCAACTCTGCT
Coding sequences:
- a CDS encoding transposase, with amino-acid sequence LSADNNLAERSLRPLVVARKISGGTRSSRGSRITLALASLFETWKARGLNPLTQCFSMLAQGP
- a CDS encoding WXG100 family type VII secretion target, which encodes MATLHMEVEVARSTQNTMANTYQQLSSMVQSMTSTVNGLQPAWLGNSATEFFGLYDQWRGSMTNLLDQLQQLSTRLQGEITEWETVASKLV